The nucleotide window GATCAACGAGGCCTTCGCCCCGGTCGTCCTGGCCTGGCTGAAGGAGACGGGCGCGGACCCGGAGAAGGTCAACGTCAACGGCGGCGCGATCGCCCTCGGCCACCCCCTGGGCGCGACCGGCGTCAAGCTGATGACGACGCTGCTGCACGAACTGGAGCGCACGGGGGGCCGGTTCGGGCTCCAGACCATGTGCGAGGGCGGGGGGCAGGCCAACGTGACGATCATCGAGCGGCTCTAGTCAGCGGCTCCGGTCAGCGCCCTCCGGTCAGCGGCTCAGCGAGAAGCCCAGCACCACACCCGCGGACACCTCCACCATGCCGGGCGCGAGATCGCCGGACGAGCTGCCGCCCCCGCCGCCGTGCCCCCGGTGCTGGCGGAACTGGTACGACTCCGCGTCCACGTCCTGGATGTGGATCACCGCGCCGAGCGGCACGCCCGCCGCCTCCGCATAGACCTCGGCCTTGCGGCGGGCGGCCGCCACCGCACTGCGGCGCGCCTCGTCCCGCAGCGCGGGCTTGTCCCGTACGTCGAACTCCACGCTGTCGATCTGGTGCGCCCCGGCCTCGACGGCGTCCACGATCAGCTGCTGAAGGTCGTCGAGCGCCTCCGTCTCGATGACGTACGAGGCACGGCAGCGGTAGCCGAGGAACTTGCGGTCACCGCCGTAACCGTCGTGGTCCGAGCTGAGTTTGAGCCGGGAGCCGGACACCGACGCGTCGGGTATGCCGTGCCCGCGCAGCACCTCGCGCAGCCGTGCCACCGAGGCGCCCGCCTCCTGGAACGCCTTGTCCGGCAAGGGCTCCAGCACGTCCACCGTCAGCTTCACCCGTACCAGCTGCGGCTCCACACGCACACTGCCCGCACCAAGAACACTGAGCCCCCAGGGCTCGTTGATCGTCTCCGTCATGCGCGCATTGAAGCACCGCCCGCCGACAACGCGCCGACGATTTCCACAGCCTCGGCCATTACCCGCTCCACCAGCTCCGCGCACGACGGCAGGTCGTCGATCACCCCGGCGACCTGCCCGGAGGCCATGACCCCCAGATCCGTACGGCCGTCCACCATCGCCGACCTGAGCAGCATGGGCGTGTTGGCGGCGAGCAGCACCTGGCTCCAGGTGAGGTCCTTGCCGTGCCGCATGGCGAGCCCGTCGCGGACCATACGACCCCAGGTCAGCCCGAACAGCCGGCGGAAGCCCGCCGCCCGGCGCACGGCGTGCAGCAGCGCGCGTGTGCGGCCGGCCGCCTCCAGGGCGTTCACGAACTCCGTACGCAGCATGCGGTGCGGCAGCCCGTCCACCGCCCGCGTCACCGTGACGTCCTTGACCGTGGCCGCCAGATACTCGGCCTTCACCGCCTCCGGCACGGTCGAGTCCGAGGTCAGCAGAAACCGCGTACCCATGGCGACGCCCGCCGCCCCGTACGCCAGCGCCGCGACCAGGCCCCGCCCGTCGAAGAAGCCGCCCGCCGCCACCACCGGTATGTCGACGGCGTCCACGACCTGCGGCAGCAGTACGGTCGTCGCCACCTCCCCGGTGTGCCCGCCGCCCTCACCGCCCTGCACGATCACCGCGTCCGCACCCCACCCGGCCACCTTCTCGGCGTGCCGCCGGGCGCCGACGGACGGGACGACGACCACACCCGCGTCCTTCAGCTCGGCGATCAGCTCCCTGGACGGGGCGAGCGCGAAGGACGCCACACGCACGCCCTCCTCGACGATGATCCGGACGCGCTCACGGGCATCGGCCGCGTCCGCCCGCAGATTGACCCCGAACGGCGCGTCCGTCCGCGACCTCACCTCCCGTACGGCGTCCCGCAGCTGGGCGGGTGTCATGGTCGCGGACGCCAGGATGCCGAGGGCGCCGGCGTTCGCCGTGGCGGAGACCAGGCGGGGCCCCGCGACCCAGCCCATGCCGGTCTGCACGATCGGATGGCGGACGCCCACGAGCCGGGTGAGGGCGGTGTCCATCAGCCCTGGACCTCCCGGCCCCGGGCGCCCGCCGGATCGATCACCTCACGGATCAGCCGCAGCTCCTCGGCCGTCGGCTCTCGCGTGTACGGCACCTCGTCCGGGACGGCGAGATCGAAACCGGTCGCCTCCTCGACCTGGCCGACCGTGACGCCCGGGTGCAGGGAGGCCAGCCGCATCGTGCGGTCGGGGCCGGCGAAGTCGAACACCCCGAGGTCGGACACCACACAGGGGATGCGGTGGAAGCGGGCGGTCCCGGGATGCTCGGCGGCACGGTCGTAGCCCACCCCGCACACCATGTCGACCTTCTCGACGAACACCCGCCGGGAGTGCCTCGGTACCCAGTAACTGGTCGGATTGTTCAGAGTGTTGACCGGCGCGCCCCGCACCCCGAGCAGTTGCCGCTTCGGCTGCGCCCAGTCGCCGATGCACGAGATGTTCTGGTTGCCGTACCGGTCGATCTGGCTCGCGCCCATCATCACGTGCCGCCGCCCGCTTGTGACCAGGGTGAGATGCTGTCGGTACGGCAGCCAGCCCTCAGGTGTCCCGTCGAGGCCGACGAGCAGCGCCTCGCCGTCGGTGAGCAGCAGATCCGGGGCGAAGGTCCGCTTGGCGAGCCGCGCGCCCAGCGACGGGATCAGACCCATGGGGCTCGCCAGGATCTCCCCGCCGTCCCGCCACGCCTCGGCACAGGCCACCACGCAGTACTCGGCGCGCGTGACGCCACTCACGCCACTCACGCCAGTCACGCCACTCACGCCACTCACGGCATTCACGCCACTCACGCGCCCTCCCTGACCGCCGACCGGTACGCCTGCTCGTCCCCGCCGAGATACCGCGCCGCGAACTCCGGCCACGGGGTCGTCGCGTACACCTTCTGGAAGGCCTCGTCCCGGTCGTAGTCGGGCGCGCAGGAGGTGAAGTGCGCCCCGTTCGGGGCCTCGACGACACCCGTCACCACATGCCGCTTGATCAGCAGCGACTGCGGTGGTGCCTCCTTCGTCAGCTCGGCCGTGTCGACGACCCGTTCGCACGAGACGTACGCCGTGTCCGCCGCCTCGCAGAACAGGTCGTCGAAGTACGGGTCCGGGCCCAGATACTGGCCGTTGCCCAGCCGGTCGGCGCGGTTGACGTGCACGAACGCCGCGTCCAGGCGCAGTGCGGGCATGGCGACGAAGGTCTCCCCGTCCTCGTACGGCGAAGTGACCGTCCGCAGGCCGGGGTTGACGCGCATGACGTCAGAGCCGATGCCGGCGCGCACCGGCAGGAACGGCAGGCGGTTCGCCGCCGCGTGCAGCCCCCACATGAACATCGCCTCGTCGACCTCCGTCAGCTCGAAGGCCCCGGCCTCGCGGGCCGCGCGGTAGTGCGGTTCGAGGGGGATCGAGTCGAGGGTGGCGAACGCGGCGACCAGCTTCCGTATGCGTCCGGCGGCGGCGAGCATGCCGACGTCCGGACCGCCGTACGAGACGACCGTGAGATCGGTGATCTCGGACCGGAGCAGTGCTCTCACCAGCGCCATCGGTTTGCGGCGCGAGCCCCAGCCGCCGATGCCGAGGGTCATGCCGCTCTCCAGCCGCCCGACGGCCTCCTCGGCCGTCATCGTCTTGTCACTCACCTACGCCCCCTTCTCCCCGAAGGTGTCCCGGACCCGGTCGGCCAACCCGCTGAGGTTGGCCTCGAAGGTGAAGCCCTGTTCGAAGCGGTAGCTGCGGCGCACGTCGACGGGGTCGATGCCGTTGATCGCGGCCTTGGCCAGCCGGAGCAACTGCCCGTCCTTGGCGGCGATCTCCCGCGCCAGCTCCACGGCGGCGGCCCGCAGCCCGGCACGCGGTACGACCCGCCACACCGAGCCGTGCGCGTGCAGCTCGGCCGCCGTCGCCGTACGCGAGGTGTAGTACAGCGCGCGCATCAGATGCTGGGGCACGAGCCGGGCCAGATGCGTGGCCGCGCCGAGAGCACCCCGGTCCAGCTCGGGCAGCCCGAACGTGGCGTCGTCGCTCGCCACGATCGCGTCCGCGTTGCCCACCAGGCCGATCCCGCCGCCCAGACAGAAACCGTGCACCGCCGCCACCACCGGCACCTCGCACTCGTACACGGCGGCGAACGCCTCCGCACAGCCGTGGTTGGCGCCGATCAGCGCGCGCTGCCCCGCCGCCTGGATCTCCTTGATGTCCACGCCCGCGTTGAACCCGCGCCCGTCCGCCGCCAGCACCACACACCGCACCGACGGATCACGCCCCGCCCCGCGCACGGCGTCGGCCAGCTCGAACCAGCCGCGCACCGGCAGCGCGTTCACCGGCGGGAAGTCGACCGTGACAACGGAAATCCCCTTTTCGGGGGACGAGGTGGAGACACCCATGGGCGCATCAGCTACCTTCCACCTAACGTTTGTTTGGTGACTCTTACTGGGGGAAGGTAGCAGCGGATGGAGCTCGACGGGAAGCTCGCCGTCGTCACCGGCGGCACGCGCGGCGTCGGCGCCGGCATCGCCCGCGCCTTCGTGGACGCGGGCGCCGAGGTCGTCATCTGCGCCCGCACACCGCCCGAAGCACCGCTCAAGGGCGCCGAGTTCGCGTCGCTGGACGTACGGGACCCCGATGCCGTGGAAGGTTTCTTCGACGCCCTGCCCCGCCTGGACATCCTGGTCAACAACGTGGGCGGCACCCCGTACCGGACGCTCGCCGAGGGCGACGCCCGCCGCCACGCCCGAGTCCTCGAACTGAACCTGACGGCCCCCCTGACCGTCTCCCTCGCCGCGTACGCGCACCTGCGGCGCGCCCGGGGCGCGATCGTCATGGTCGGCAGCGTGAGCGGCAGCCGCCCCTCGCCCGGCTCGGCGGCGTACGGCGCGGCCAAGGCGGGCCTGGAGCACCTGGCCCGCTCGATGGCGGTGGAATGGGCCCCGGAGATCCGCGTCAACACCGTCGTCCCCGGCATGGTCCGCACCGAGCGCGCCCACCTCCACTACGGCGACGAGGACGGCATCGAGGCCGTCGCCCGCACGGTCCCGCTGGGCCGCCTCGCCCGCCCGGCCGACATCGGCGCGGCGGCCGTCTTCCTCGCCTCCGACGCGGCGGCGTACATCACCGGGGCCGCACTCCTCGTCCACGGCGGCGGTGAGCGCCCCGCCTTCCTCGACGCGGCGACAGTCAACAACGGCAGCGGAAGCAGCGGAAGCAGCGGAACAGGCGAAGGAGGCATGGCATGAGGCCTGGCGAGAGCACACAACGACTCAGCACGCAACGGCTCAGCGCACAACGACTCAGCACCCAACGGCTCTGCGAGGGGCGCGTGGTCATCGTGACCGGCGCGGGACGCGGACTCGGCCGCGCCCACGCCCTCGCGTACGCCGCCGAGGGCGCCCGTGTCGTCGTCAACGATCTCGGCGTCGGCCTCGACGGCACACCGGACCCCGACAGCCCGGCGGCCCGGGTGGCCGACGAGATCAGGGCCGGAGGAGGGGAGGCGGTCGCCCACGGCGGCGACATCGCCACGACCGAAGGCGCCGCATCCCTGGTACAAACCGCCCTGGAGACGTACGGCCGCCTCGACACCCTCGTCAACAACGCCGGGTTCCTGCGCGACCGCATGCTGGTCAACCTCGACGAGGACGACTGGGACGCCGTCGTCCGCGTCCACCTCAAGGGCCACTTCCTGCCCCTGAAGCACGCCGCCGCCCACTGGCGCGCCGAGACCAAGGCCGGCCGGACCCCGGTCGCGCGGATCGTCAACACCAGCAGCGGAGCGGGCCTGCTGGGCTCGGTCGGCCAGGGCAACTACAGCGCGGCCAAGGCCGGGATCGTGGGCCTGACCCTGGTCGCGGCGGCCGAGCTGGCCCGGTACGGCGTCCAGGTCAACGCCATCGCACCGGCGGCCCGGACACGGATGACCGAGCGCACCTTCGTCCAGACGATGACCGCCCCCGAGACCGGCTTCGACACGATGGCCCCGGAGAACGTCTCACCCCTGGTGGTCTGGCTGGGATCGGCGGCGAGCACGGGTGTCACCGGCCGGGTGTTCGAGACGGAGGGCGGCCGGATCACCGTGATGGAGGGATGGCGGGCAGGGCCCGGCGTCGACAAGGGGGCACGCTGGAGCCCGGAGGAGGCGGGCGAGGCGGTACTGAAGCTGCTCGCGGGTGCGGAGAAACCAGGGCAGGTGTACGGCGCCCTCTAGCGGCGCGGGGAACTGCGCGAACAACGACAAACCGCAGTCGCCTGCGGTCGCCAGGGCACCCCCCGTCCCTAGCTCTCGGGCGCCCGTCACGTGTCACACTCCAGCACCGTCCGGCACAACCCACACCGAGCCCGCACCCGCCCTTTCACCGGCACCCTGATCCGCTGATGACAGGTAGGGCAAGGAAACGAAACCCTCAGCGGCCCCCGACCATCAGGACTGAAGGCGTACCCCACTTCGGGCGGCCCCTCGGACGGACCCGCGTGATCCTGCGCATACCGCCGATCCCTCGCGTACCGCCGCCGCCCGACCCAGCCGGCGGCCACGAGCGGCGGCTGCCGCTCGTCGAGCCGCGCCCGCCCCCGCCCCGCCGTGTACGCCGTGTACGCCTGCGGACTCGTGAACCACACCGAGGGGTCCTCACCGAAGACCTGCGCCCGCTTGGCCAGCACATACCCGAACTCCTCCGGCGTCAGATAGCCCAGCTTCTGCGAGGAGGCGGCGTCCTCCCGGTACGCGTCGAGGAGCAGCCACCCCGCGCCCAGATACGTAGCGGCGGTGTCGGTGAGGATCTCGTTGTCGCGAGTGCTCGGGAAGGAGAGGCCGAGGCGGTGCAGATACACATGCGTCACCTCGTGGGCCAGGGCCGCCCCGATGTCCCTGCGATGGTTGCGGAACCGGTCGTTCAGCTCGATGAAGTACTCCGGACCGGCGGCGAGTTCGACATTGGCCGCGTGCGTCATCTCACGGAAGCTGATGACCAACCGGGCGTCCGGCAGCCGATAGTGCCGCACCAGCTCACGGGCCACGCGCTGGGCGCCCAGATGGAGGTCGTCGGTGTCGGCGAAGGTGACGTCGACCGGGAGCACGCTGGCGCCGAAGGCGTGGACGGTGTCGTACGACAGCCGCTTGTAGAGCGCGGTGATCGACGCCCGCACGGTGTCCAGGTGCGGGTAGCCGTGCACCACGGGTCCGCCGTCCGCCACGTCCGCACCCCCTCGCGACGCCTCGACGCGCCTCGGTACCCATCCACTCTAAGACGTCGTCTCATTTGGAGTGCTGGGTAGTCTGCACGATGTGGTGATGGTCGAGCGCATGGTGCCGGACGAGTTGTGGGAACTGTTCCAGTGGGTGGTCCCGCCTGCTCCATCGCGGCCGCAGGGCGGCGGTCGGCGGCGGTACGGGGATCGTGAGGTGCTGGCCGCGATCATCTTCGTGGCCACGACGGGTTGCACCTGGCGGCAGTTGCCGCCGGTCTTCGGCCCCTCGGGGCCGACCGCGCACCGGCGCTTCACCGAGTGGACCGCCGCCCGGGTCTGGGCGAAGCTGCACCGCGTCATCCTCGACGAACTGGGCTCGCGCGGAGAGTTGGACTGGTCACGTTGCGCGATCGACTCGGTGAACATGCGGGCCCTGAAAGGGGGGACCTGACAGGTCCGAATCCTGTAGACCGGGGCAAGAAGGGCTCGAAGGTCCACTTGATCACCGAGCGGACCGGTTTACCCCTCTCGGTCGGGATCTCCGGCGCGAACCTGCATGACAGCCAGGCACTCGAGCCGCTGGTGCGCGGCATCCCGCCGATCCGCTCCCGCCGCGGCCCGCGCAGACGCCGGCCGGCCAAGCTGCACGCGGACAAAGGCTACGACTACGACCACCTGCGCCGATGGCTACGCAAGCGAGGTATCCGGCACCGCATCGCCCGCAAGGGCATCGAGTCCTCCACGCGACTCGGCCGACACCGTTGGACTATCGAGCGCACGATGTCATGGCTGGGCGGCTGCCGCCGTCTGCACCGCCGCTACGAACGCAAGGCCGAACACTTCCTGGCCTTCACCGCCATTGCCTGCAGCCTCATCTGCTACCGCAGACTCGCCAAATGAGACGACGTCTAAGTCGGTCCGGACCCTGGGCGGCGACGGTCGTCCCCCACCCGCCCCGTAGGGTGACGACCATGACCACCAGCAACACCAACGAGGCGAACACCGGCAGGGCTGCCGCGGCCGGCGAGGTCGACGCGGACGTGCGGGAGGAGCTCGCACGGCTGCGGGACAGCATCGACAACATCGACGCCGCCGTCGTCCACATGCTCGCCGAGCGCTTCAAGTGCACCCAACGGGTCGGCCACCTCAAGGCCGCGCACCAGCTCCCGCCCGCCGACCCGACCCGTGAGTCCCAGCAGATCTCCCGGCTGCGCGGCCTCGCCGAAAGCGCCAAGCTGGACCCGGCCTTCGCCGAGAAACTCCTCAACTTCATCATCGCCGAGGTCATCCGCCACCACGAACGCATCGCGGACGACACCCTGAACGGCACGACGGAAACGGCCTGACGACAGCCTCGGCCGAGCCCCGGCAGCACCCCCGGCCGAGCCCCCCACGCGGCGTACCCCGGCCGAGCCCCCCACGCGGCGTACCTCGGCCGAGCCCCGGCAGCACCCCCGGCCGAGCCCCCCCACGCGGCGTACCCCGGCCGAGCCCCCCACGCGGCGTACCTCGGCCGAGCCCCCCAGCGGAGCGCATCGGCCGAGAACCACGGCGGCACATGACTCCGGCATGCACAGGGGAGTGACATCCGCCCCTCCAGCGAGCATCCTGCGTGAGCACTCCTCGTCAGGCCAAGAGCACACGCAGTGAGGACATCTGGCCATGCCGTCGGAAGCCAAGATCCTCATCGTCGACGACCATGAGGACACGCTGTACGCCCTGGAGAGCGCCCTGGCCCCGCTGGGCCACCGGCTGACCCGCGCCACCAGCGGTGACGCGGCCCTCAAGGAGGTGCTGCGCGGCCGGATCGGGCTACTCCTCCTCGACGTGCGCATGCCCGGGGTCAGCGGCCTCGACGTCGTGCGCCACATGCGACGAGTGGAGCAGACCCGGCACATTCCGGTCGTCCTCCTCACCGGCTTCGGCCCCGACACCGAACTCACCACAACCGCCTTCCGGCTGGGCGTCGCCGACCTCGTCATGAAACCCGTCGACCCCTGGGCCCTGCGCACCAAGGTCCGCTACCTCTACGACACCCACGAACGCTCCCACGCCCTGCAACGCGAGGTCCGAGACCTCCGCGCCCGCCTCGGCAACCACCAGAGGGACGGCGCGGGAGGCCGGGCATAGGTCGCATACGACCGGGCACGGGGCGCGTACTACCGGACATAGGTCGCGTACCCGGCCCGGCCCTGTCCCGTGCCTGTGTCATCAGGCAGCATGTCCCCCATGTCCGTACTGACGCGCGACGAAGCGCAAGCTCGTGCAAAGCTCCTCGACGTCCACCGCTACCAGATCGCACTCGACCTGACGCGCGGCGACGAGACCTTCGACTCCCGTACCGTCATCCGCTTCACGGCACGCGGCAAGAAAAAGGGCACGGACACCTTCGTCGAGCTGAAGCCGGCCGAACTCCGCTCGGTCACCCTCGACGGCAACCACCTCGACCCCGACACCCTCACCGGCAACCGCCTGCCCCTCAAGAACCTCACCGAGGGCGAGCACGAACTGGTCGTCGACGCCGTCATGCGATACTCCCGCACCGGCGAGGGCATGCACCGCTTCACCGACCCCACCGACGACGAGACGTACGTCTACACCCAGCTCTTCATGGACGACGTCCAGCGCGTCTTCGCCGCCTTCGACCAGCCCGACCTGAAGGCCGCCTTCGAGCTGACCGTCACCGCCCCCGAAGGCTGGACCGTCCTCGCCAACAGCGTCACCGAGCAGCAGGACGACGGCAGCTGGCACGCCGCGCCCACCCCACCGATCTCCACCTACCTCGTCGCCGTCGCCGCCGGCCCCTGGCACTCCCTTCGCACCGAGCACCGCGGCCTGCCCTTCGGCATCCACTGCCGCCGCTCCCTCGCCCCCTACCTCGACGCCGACGCCGACGAGATCCTCGACGTCACCCGCGCCCTCTACGACCGCTACCACGAGAAGTTCGAGGAGCCGTACCCCTTCGACTCCTACGACCAGGCCTTCGTCCCCGAGTTCAACGCGGGCGCCATGGAGAACCCCGGCCTCGTCACCTTCCGCGACGACTTCGTCTACCGCTCCGCCGTCACCGACACCGAGCGGCAGACCCGCGCCATGGTCATCGCCCACGAGATGGCCCACATGTGGTTCGGCGACCTCGTCACCCTCAGGTGGTGGGACGACATCTGGCTGAACGAGTCCTTCGCCGAGTACATGGGCTACCAGACCCTCAGCGAAGCCAGCCGCTTCACCGACACCTGGACCGACTTCGGCATCGCCCGCAAGGCCTGGGGCTACGACGCCGACCAGCGCCCCTCCACCCACCCCGTCGCCCCCGAGAACGTCGACGACACCGCCGCCGCCCTCCTCAACTTCGACGGCATCTCCTACGCCAAGGGCGCCTCCGCCCTGCGCCAGCTGGTCACCTGGCTCGGCGAGAAGGACTTCCTCGAAGGCATCAACACCCACTTCGCCCGCCACCGCTTCGGCAACGCCACCCTCGCCGACTTCATCGACTCCCTCGCCGACGCCACCGAACGCGACGTCCACGCCTGGGCCGACGCCTGGCTGCGCACCACCGGAGTCGACACCCTCACCCCCAAGGTCACCCGAGGCACCGACGGCACCTACACCCTGACCGTCGACCACACCGGAAGCCGCCCCCACCGCATCGCCGTCGGCGTCTACGACCAGGACCTCACCGACGACCAGGGCAGCCACCTCACCCTGCGCGAACGCGTCGAACTCGACGTCCCCCAGACCGCCGAACAGCCCATCGGCAAGCGCCCCGCCCTGCTCCTCCTCAACGACGGCGACCTCACCTACGCCAAGGTCCGCTTCGACGCTGACTCCTTCACCACCGTCACCAACAGCCTCTCCGGACTCCCCGACCCGCTCACCCGAGCCGTCGTCTGGAACGTCCTCCGAGACGCCGTACGCGACGCCGAACTCCCCCCCACCGCCTACCTCGACGCGGCCCGCACCCACCTCCCCCGCGAAACCGACCTGGCCGTCGTCGAAGGCGTCCTCACCTTCGCCACCGCCCAGATCGCCGGCCGCTACCTCACCCCCGAGCAGCGCCCCGCCGCCCTCACCACGCTCACCGCCCTCTGCCGCGACCTCATCCGCCGCACCGAGGACGGCGACAACCCCGGCCTGCGCCTGATCGCCGTACGCCACTACATCGACGTCGCCGCGCACCCCGACACCATCGCCACCTGGCTCGCCGACGGCACCGTCCCCGGCGGACCCGAACTCGACCCCGAGCTGCGCTGGCGCGTCCTCGCCCGGCTCGCCGTCCTCGGCGCCACCGACGAGACCACGATCGCCGCGGAACTCGACCGTGATCCCAGCGCCGCCGGCCAGGAGGGCGCCGCCCGCTGCCGCGCCGCCCTGCCCGACCCGCAGACCAAGGCCAAGGCCTGGGAGGAGATGTTCGCCTCCGACCACCTCTCCAACTACCTCTTCATCGCCACCGCGCAGGGCTTCTGGCAGCCGGAACAGACGGAGATCCTGGGGGAGTACCTGGAGCGCTACTGGGCCGACGCGGTGGCACTCGCCGCCAGGCGAGGACCGGCGATCGCCGACGCCGCCGGGCGGTGGGCGTTCCCGGTGTACGCCGTGGACCCGGAGACACTTCGCTTGGGGGAGCGGTGCCTGGGCCAGGAGGACCTGATTCCCGCGTTGCGGCGGAAGCTGGCGGATCAATTGGATGATCTGGGGCGGGCGTTGAAGGTGCGCGAAGGGTAGTTCGTTTGCGAGGCGCGCCGTTGGGGTGCGCCGTTGGGGTGCGGGTTGGGGTGGCGGGCGTCTGCGGGCTGACGGCCGTCTGTGGCTGGTCGCGCACTTCCCCGCGCCCCTTCGCGGCGCGGCTCCCGTACCCCCTTTGGTTGTAATCGGTGGGCTTTTGGGGATGTGGCACCCCAATGGCCTACAAGATGGGACTCCCCGTGTCTTCGGAGGCCCGTCATGCCCACCCCACCCCTCGCCTCAGGCCCCCAAGGGCCCGACGCGCTACGGCCGTTGCTCGACACCGTGCTCGACGCGCTCGGCACGGGGGCGGCCGCACGCGGTGGACCCCTCCCCGCCGACGGCCCGGAGGCGGTCGCCGCACGGATGCGGGACGCACTCGGCGACCCGCTCCCCGCCGAAGGCGACCCGCACGCCCTCCACCGCCTCGTCCACGCCCTCGCCGCCGGCTCCGCGGACCCCGCCGACCCCCTGTGCGCGGCCCACCTCCACACCCCGCCCCTGGCCGTCGCCACCGCCGCCGACCTCGCGGCCTCCATCCTGAACCCGTCCCTCGACTCCTGGGACCAGGCCCCGGCCGCCTCCACCCTGGAAAGCCTCGTCACCAAGGCCCTGGCCGCCGAACTGCACTGCGCGGACGCCCTCGTCACCACCGGCGGCACCGAGTCCAACCAACTCGCCGTCCTCCTGGCCAGAGAGGCCCACGGCGGCGCGCAACTCGTCGTCGGCGCCAACGCCCACCACTCCCTCCACCGTGCCGCCTGGCTCCTCGGCCTGCCCGAACCCGTCACCGTCCCCGCCCCCGCCGGAACCCTCGACCCCGCCGCCCTCGACGCCGCCCTCACCCACCTCCAAGGGCCACGCGGCTCCCTCGTGGTAGCCGCCACCGCGGGCACCACCGACGCCGGACTCATCGAC belongs to Streptomyces graminofaciens and includes:
- a CDS encoding SIMPL domain-containing protein, translating into MTETINEPWGLSVLGAGSVRVEPQLVRVKLTVDVLEPLPDKAFQEAGASVARLREVLRGHGIPDASVSGSRLKLSSDHDGYGGDRKFLGYRCRASYVIETEALDDLQQLIVDAVEAGAHQIDSVEFDVRDKPALRDEARRSAVAAARRKAEVYAEAAGVPLGAVIHIQDVDAESYQFRQHRGHGGGGGSSSGDLAPGMVEVSAGVVLGFSLSR
- a CDS encoding NAD(P)H-dependent flavin oxidoreductase; its protein translation is MDTALTRLVGVRHPIVQTGMGWVAGPRLVSATANAGALGILASATMTPAQLRDAVREVRSRTDAPFGVNLRADAADARERVRIIVEEGVRVASFALAPSRELIAELKDAGVVVVPSVGARRHAEKVAGWGADAVIVQGGEGGGHTGEVATTVLLPQVVDAVDIPVVAAGGFFDGRGLVAALAYGAAGVAMGTRFLLTSDSTVPEAVKAEYLAATVKDVTVTRAVDGLPHRMLRTEFVNALEAAGRTRALLHAVRRAAGFRRLFGLTWGRMVRDGLAMRHGKDLTWSQVLLAANTPMLLRSAMVDGRTDLGVMASGQVAGVIDDLPSCAELVERVMAEAVEIVGALSAGGASMRA
- a CDS encoding CoA-transferase subunit beta — protein: MSGVTRAEYCVVACAEAWRDGGEILASPMGLIPSLGARLAKRTFAPDLLLTDGEALLVGLDGTPEGWLPYRQHLTLVTSGRRHVMMGASQIDRYGNQNISCIGDWAQPKRQLLGVRGAPVNTLNNPTSYWVPRHSRRVFVEKVDMVCGVGYDRAAEHPGTARFHRIPCVVSDLGVFDFAGPDRTMRLASLHPGVTVGQVEEATGFDLAVPDEVPYTREPTAEELRLIREVIDPAGARGREVQG
- a CDS encoding CoA transferase subunit A; the protein is MSDKTMTAEEAVGRLESGMTLGIGGWGSRRKPMALVRALLRSEITDLTVVSYGGPDVGMLAAAGRIRKLVAAFATLDSIPLEPHYRAAREAGAFELTEVDEAMFMWGLHAAANRLPFLPVRAGIGSDVMRVNPGLRTVTSPYEDGETFVAMPALRLDAAFVHVNRADRLGNGQYLGPDPYFDDLFCEAADTAYVSCERVVDTAELTKEAPPQSLLIKRHVVTGVVEAPNGAHFTSCAPDYDRDEAFQKVYATTPWPEFAARYLGGDEQAYRSAVREGA
- a CDS encoding enoyl-CoA hydratase family protein, whose amino-acid sequence is MGVSTSSPEKGISVVTVDFPPVNALPVRGWFELADAVRGAGRDPSVRCVVLAADGRGFNAGVDIKEIQAAGQRALIGANHGCAEAFAAVYECEVPVVAAVHGFCLGGGIGLVGNADAIVASDDATFGLPELDRGALGAATHLARLVPQHLMRALYYTSRTATAAELHAHGSVWRVVPRAGLRAAAVELAREIAAKDGQLLRLAKAAINGIDPVDVRRSYRFEQGFTFEANLSGLADRVRDTFGEKGA
- a CDS encoding SDR family oxidoreductase — encoded protein: MELDGKLAVVTGGTRGVGAGIARAFVDAGAEVVICARTPPEAPLKGAEFASLDVRDPDAVEGFFDALPRLDILVNNVGGTPYRTLAEGDARRHARVLELNLTAPLTVSLAAYAHLRRARGAIVMVGSVSGSRPSPGSAAYGAAKAGLEHLARSMAVEWAPEIRVNTVVPGMVRTERAHLHYGDEDGIEAVARTVPLGRLARPADIGAAAVFLASDAAAYITGAALLVHGGGERPAFLDAATVNNGSGSSGSSGTGEGGMA
- a CDS encoding SDR family oxidoreductase, encoding MRPGESTQRLSTQRLSAQRLSTQRLCEGRVVIVTGAGRGLGRAHALAYAAEGARVVVNDLGVGLDGTPDPDSPAARVADEIRAGGGEAVAHGGDIATTEGAASLVQTALETYGRLDTLVNNAGFLRDRMLVNLDEDDWDAVVRVHLKGHFLPLKHAAAHWRAETKAGRTPVARIVNTSSGAGLLGSVGQGNYSAAKAGIVGLTLVAAAELARYGVQVNAIAPAARTRMTERTFVQTMTAPETGFDTMAPENVSPLVVWLGSAASTGVTGRVFETEGGRITVMEGWRAGPGVDKGARWSPEEAGEAVLKLLAGAEKPGQVYGAL
- a CDS encoding IS5 family transposase (programmed frameshift), with the protein product MVERMVPDELWELFQWVVPPAPSRPQGGGRRRYGDREVLAAIIFVATTGCTWRQLPPVFGPSGPTAHRRFTEWTAARVWAKLHRVILDELGSRGELDWSRCAIDSVNMRALKGDLTGPNPVDRGKKGSKVHLITERTGLPLSVGISGANLHDSQALEPLVRGIPPIRSRRGPRRRRPAKLHADKGYDYDHLRRWLRKRGIRHRIARKGIESSTRLGRHRWTIERTMSWLGGCRRLHRRYERKAEHFLAFTAIACSLICYRRLAK
- a CDS encoding chorismate mutase — encoded protein: MTTSNTNEANTGRAAAAGEVDADVREELARLRDSIDNIDAAVVHMLAERFKCTQRVGHLKAAHQLPPADPTRESQQISRLRGLAESAKLDPAFAEKLLNFIIAEVIRHHERIADDTLNGTTETA
- a CDS encoding response regulator; the encoded protein is MPSEAKILIVDDHEDTLYALESALAPLGHRLTRATSGDAALKEVLRGRIGLLLLDVRMPGVSGLDVVRHMRRVEQTRHIPVVLLTGFGPDTELTTTAFRLGVADLVMKPVDPWALRTKVRYLYDTHERSHALQREVRDLRARLGNHQRDGAGGRA